One window from the genome of Pseudomonas frederiksbergensis encodes:
- a CDS encoding MerR family transcriptional regulator, which yields MSSQTYSISDLARELDITTRAIRFYEEQGLLRPERRGQERVYSPRDKVSLKLILRGKRIGFSLAECRELIELYDPTSGNQKQLHSMLAKIAERREQLEQQLLDIEQMKLELDTAEERCIQALEQTIKSEEIVQ from the coding sequence ATGAGCAGCCAGACCTACAGCATCTCCGACCTCGCCCGCGAACTGGATATCACCACCCGAGCCATCCGCTTCTATGAAGAACAGGGCCTTTTGCGTCCGGAGCGTCGAGGCCAGGAACGAGTCTACTCGCCACGGGACAAGGTCAGCCTGAAACTGATCCTGCGGGGCAAGCGCATTGGTTTTTCCCTCGCCGAATGCCGTGAGCTGATCGAGCTGTACGACCCCACCAGCGGCAATCAGAAACAGCTGCACAGCATGCTGGCAAAAATTGCCGAGCGTCGCGAGCAACTCGAACAGCAACTGCTGGATATCGAGCAGATGAAACTGGAACTCGACACCGCCGAGGAACGTTGCATCCAGGCATTGGAACAGACGATCAAAAGCGAAGAAATCGTCCAGTAA
- a CDS encoding hydroxymethylglutaryl-CoA lyase: protein MSLPSFVRLIEVGPRDGLQNESQPISVADKVRLVDALSAAGLGYIEVGSFVSPKWVPQMAGSAEVFAQIQRKPGVTYGALAPNLRGFEDALAAGVKEVAVFAAASEAFSQRNINCSIKESLERFAPIMNAAKQHGVSVRGYVSCVLGCPYEGAVSPEQVAWVARELYDMGCYEVSLGDTIGTGTAGATRKLFEVVSANIPREKLAGHFHDTYGQAMANVYASLLEGIAVFDSSIAGLGGCPYAKGASGNVATEDVLYLLKGLGIETGVDLDALIAAGRQICDVLGRPSGSRVAKALNAQ, encoded by the coding sequence ATGTCCCTTCCCTCTTTTGTACGCCTGATCGAAGTTGGTCCCCGCGACGGCCTGCAGAATGAATCGCAACCGATCAGCGTCGCCGACAAGGTCCGCCTGGTGGATGCCCTGAGCGCCGCCGGCCTGGGTTACATCGAGGTCGGCAGTTTTGTCTCACCCAAATGGGTGCCGCAGATGGCCGGTTCGGCTGAAGTGTTCGCGCAGATCCAGCGCAAGCCCGGTGTTACCTACGGCGCCCTGGCACCGAATCTGCGGGGGTTCGAGGACGCACTGGCGGCAGGCGTCAAGGAGGTTGCGGTGTTCGCGGCGGCGTCCGAAGCTTTTTCCCAGCGCAACATCAACTGCTCCATCAAGGAAAGCCTGGAACGCTTCGCACCGATCATGAACGCCGCCAAACAGCACGGTGTCAGCGTGCGCGGTTACGTCTCTTGTGTGCTGGGCTGTCCTTATGAAGGCGCGGTCTCTCCCGAGCAAGTCGCCTGGGTCGCCAGGGAACTGTATGACATGGGCTGTTACGAGGTTTCCCTGGGCGACACCATCGGCACCGGCACCGCCGGCGCCACGCGCAAGCTGTTCGAAGTGGTTTCGGCCAACATTCCTCGGGAAAAACTGGCGGGACATTTCCATGACACCTACGGCCAGGCAATGGCCAACGTCTATGCCAGCCTGCTGGAAGGCATCGCGGTGTTCGACAGCTCCATCGCCGGCCTCGGTGGCTGCCCCTATGCCAAGGGTGCCAGCGGTAACGTTGCGACTGAAGACGTGCTGTACCTTCTTAAGGGCTTGGGTATTGAAACCGGTGTAGACCTGGACGCCTTGATCGCTGCGGGCCGGCAGATCTGTGACGTGCTCGGCCGCCCGTCCGGTTCGCGCGTCGCCAAGGCCCTCAATGCACAATGA
- a CDS encoding AMP-binding protein → MDQPGSQPQPSYTRGSQAKALLAQTIGQAFDQTAAQFPDGEALVVRHQSLRYNWRELAEAVDLHARAFLALGLQAGDRLGIWAPNCAQWCISQFATAKIGVILVNINPAYRAAELEYVLQQSGCQWLVCAGAFKTSDYHAMLQALVPELAEQSIGQLRSERLPDLRGVISLDSQPPSGFLPWSQMAALGAAVSPRQLAERQESLHFDQPVNIQYTSGTTGFPKGATLSHLNILNNGYMVGESLGLTAGDRLVIPVPLYHCFGMVMGNLGCVTHGSTMIYPSDAFDPLLTLRTVAEEKATALYGVPTMFIAMLDQPQRGDFDLSSLRTGIMAGATCPIEVMRRVISEMHMAEVQIAYGMTETSPVSLQTGPTDELELRVTTVGRTQPQLESKIIDTAGDIVPRGTIGELCTRGYSVMLGYWNNPKGSAEAIDSQGWMHTGDLATMDEQGYVRIVGRNKDMIIRGGENVYPRELEEFFFTHPAVADVQVIGIPCSRYGEEIVAWIKFHPGHSASEQELQAWCKERIAHFKTPRHFKFVEEFPMTVTGKIQKFRMREISMEELRDHDG, encoded by the coding sequence ATGGATCAACCCGGTTCTCAACCGCAACCCAGCTATACCCGCGGCTCCCAGGCCAAGGCCTTGCTCGCGCAGACCATCGGCCAGGCGTTCGACCAGACCGCGGCCCAATTCCCCGACGGCGAGGCGCTGGTGGTTCGTCACCAGTCCCTGCGCTACAACTGGCGAGAACTGGCCGAAGCTGTCGATCTGCATGCCCGGGCCTTCCTGGCGCTGGGCTTGCAGGCCGGCGACCGCTTGGGCATCTGGGCGCCCAACTGCGCGCAGTGGTGCATCAGTCAGTTTGCCACTGCGAAAATCGGCGTGATTCTGGTCAACATCAATCCGGCGTATCGCGCCGCCGAGCTGGAATACGTGCTCCAGCAATCCGGTTGCCAATGGCTGGTATGCGCGGGAGCGTTCAAGACCTCGGATTACCACGCCATGTTGCAAGCATTGGTGCCGGAATTGGCGGAGCAGTCGATCGGGCAATTGCGAAGCGAGCGCCTGCCGGACCTGCGCGGTGTGATCAGCCTCGATTCGCAGCCGCCCTCGGGCTTTCTTCCTTGGTCGCAGATGGCTGCCCTCGGCGCTGCGGTGTCGCCACGGCAGTTGGCCGAGCGCCAGGAGAGTCTGCATTTCGACCAGCCGGTGAATATTCAGTACACCTCCGGCACCACCGGGTTTCCCAAGGGCGCGACCCTCAGTCACCTCAATATTCTCAATAATGGCTACATGGTCGGCGAAAGCCTGGGCCTGACCGCTGGCGACCGACTGGTGATCCCGGTGCCTCTGTATCACTGCTTCGGCATGGTCATGGGCAACCTGGGATGCGTGACCCACGGCAGCACCATGATTTACCCAAGCGATGCCTTCGACCCATTGCTGACCCTGCGCACCGTTGCCGAGGAAAAGGCCACTGCGTTGTATGGCGTTCCCACTATGTTTATCGCCATGCTCGACCAGCCCCAGCGAGGGGATTTCGACCTGTCCAGCCTGCGCACCGGGATCATGGCTGGCGCCACATGCCCCATCGAGGTGATGCGGCGCGTCATCAGCGAGATGCACATGGCTGAGGTGCAGATTGCCTACGGCATGACGGAAACCAGTCCGGTGTCGTTGCAGACCGGTCCTACGGATGAGTTGGAATTACGCGTGACCACAGTGGGACGTACCCAGCCGCAACTTGAAAGCAAGATCATCGACACCGCGGGCGATATCGTCCCTCGCGGGACCATCGGTGAGCTGTGCACTCGGGGCTACAGCGTGATGCTCGGCTATTGGAACAACCCCAAGGGCAGCGCCGAGGCCATCGATTCGCAGGGCTGGATGCACACCGGCGACCTCGCGACCATGGACGAGCAGGGTTACGTGCGCATTGTCGGGCGGAACAAGGACATGATCATCCGCGGCGGAGAGAACGTTTATCCCCGTGAGCTGGAGGAGTTCTTCTTCACCCATCCCGCAGTGGCCGACGTGCAGGTAATCGGCATTCCTTGCTCGCGCTATGGCGAGGAAATCGTGGCGTGGATCAAGTTCCATCCCGGCCACAGCGCCTCCGAGCAGGAACTGCAGGCGTGGTGCAAGGAGCGCATTGCCCACTTCAAGACGCCGCGTCATTTCAAATTTGTCGAAGAATTTCCGATGACAGTCACCGGCAAGATCCAGAAATTCCGCATGCGGGAAATCAGCATGGAGGAGCTGCGCGATCATGACGGCTGA
- a CDS encoding isovaleryl-CoA dehydrogenase, with translation MSYPSLNFALGETIDMLRDQVQSFVKAELAPRAAQIDIDNLFPADMWRKFGDMGLLGITVPEEYGGAGLGYLAHVVAMEEISRGSASVALSYGAHSNLCVNQINRNGTHEQKSKYLPKLISGEHVGALAMSEPNAGSDVVSMKLRADKRGDRYVLNGSKTWITNGPDANTYVIYAKTDLEKGPHGITAFIVERDWKGFSRSNKFDKLGMRGSNTCELFFDDVEVPEENILGVLNGGVKVLMSGLDYERVVLSGGPTGIMQACMDLIVPYIHDRKQFGQSIGEFQLIQGKVADMYTQLNASRAYLYAVAQACERGETTRKDAAGVILYSAERATQMALDAIQILGGNGYINEFPAGRLLRDAKLYEIGAGTSEIRRMLIGRELFNETR, from the coding sequence ATGAGCTACCCATCCCTGAATTTTGCCCTCGGCGAAACCATCGATATGTTGCGTGACCAGGTCCAGTCCTTCGTCAAGGCAGAGCTGGCGCCTCGGGCGGCCCAGATCGACATCGACAATCTGTTCCCTGCCGACATGTGGCGCAAATTCGGCGACATGGGCCTGCTGGGCATCACCGTACCGGAAGAATACGGCGGCGCCGGCCTGGGTTATCTGGCCCATGTCGTCGCCATGGAAGAAATCAGTCGCGGCTCGGCCTCGGTCGCCCTCTCCTACGGCGCTCACTCCAATTTGTGCGTCAACCAGATCAACCGCAACGGCACCCACGAACAAAAAAGCAAATACTTGCCCAAGTTGATCAGCGGCGAACATGTCGGCGCCCTCGCCATGAGCGAACCGAACGCTGGCTCCGACGTTGTTTCGATGAAGCTTCGAGCCGACAAGCGTGGCGACCGCTACGTGCTCAACGGCAGCAAGACCTGGATCACCAACGGTCCGGACGCCAATACTTATGTCATCTATGCCAAGACCGACCTCGAAAAAGGCCCGCATGGCATCACCGCTTTCATCGTCGAGCGCGACTGGAAAGGTTTCAGCCGCAGCAACAAGTTCGACAAGCTCGGCATGCGCGGTTCGAACACCTGCGAGCTGTTCTTCGATGACGTCGAAGTGCCGGAGGAAAACATCCTCGGCGTACTCAATGGCGGCGTGAAAGTGTTGATGAGCGGCCTCGACTACGAGCGTGTGGTTCTGTCCGGCGGCCCGACCGGCATCATGCAGGCCTGCATGGACCTGATCGTGCCGTACATCCACGACCGCAAGCAGTTCGGCCAGAGCATCGGCGAGTTCCAGCTCATCCAGGGCAAGGTCGCCGACATGTACACCCAGCTCAACGCCAGCCGCGCCTATCTGTACGCAGTGGCCCAGGCATGCGAGCGCGGCGAAACCACCCGCAAGGACGCCGCCGGAGTCATCCTCTACAGCGCCGAGCGCGCCACGCAAATGGCGCTGGATGCCATCCAGATATTGGGCGGCAATGGCTACATCAATGAATTCCCGGCTGGCCGTCTTCTACGGGACGCCAAGCTGTACGAAATCGGCGCCGGCACCAGTGAGATCCGTCGGATGTTGATCGGCCGCGAACTGTTCAACGAAACCCGCTAA
- a CDS encoding carboxyl transferase domain-containing protein — translation MATLHTQLNPRSPEFIANRDAMLGQVEALRTLLAHIQQGGGPKAQERHTSRGKLLPRERINRLLDPGSPFLEISPLAAYEVYGEDVPAAGVIAGIGRVEGVECMIVANDATVKGGSYYPLTVKKHLRAQAIAQQNRLPCIYLVDSGGANLPRQDEVFPDREHFGRIFFNQANMSAQGIPQIAVVMGSCTAGGAYVPAMADEAIMVRQQATIFLAGPPLVKAATGEVVSAEDLGGADVHCKISGVADHYADSDEHALALARRSVANLNWHKLGQLQQRQPIAPLYASDELYGVVSADAKQPFDVREVIARLVDGSVFDEFKALFGTTLVCGFAHLHGYPIAILANNGILFAEAAQKGAHFIELACQRGIPLLFLQNITGFMVGQKYEAGGIAKHGAKLVTAVACARVPKFTVIIGGSFGAGNYGMCGRAYDPRLLWMWPNARIGVMGAEQAAGVLVQVKREQAERSGQPFSASQEAEIRQPILDQYEEQGHPYYSSARLWDDGVIDPAQTRDVLGLALSASLNAPIEPSRFGVFRM, via the coding sequence ATGGCCACGCTGCATACTCAGCTCAACCCACGTTCGCCCGAATTCATCGCCAACCGCGACGCAATGCTTGGGCAGGTCGAGGCCTTGCGCACCCTGCTCGCCCACATCCAGCAAGGCGGCGGCCCCAAGGCACAGGAGCGGCATACCTCCCGGGGCAAATTGCTCCCACGCGAGCGCATCAATCGCTTGCTGGACCCGGGTTCGCCCTTTCTCGAAATCAGCCCACTGGCGGCCTACGAAGTGTATGGCGAAGACGTGCCGGCGGCCGGGGTGATCGCCGGCATCGGTCGCGTGGAAGGCGTCGAATGCATGATCGTCGCCAACGACGCGACGGTCAAAGGCGGTTCGTATTATCCCCTGACCGTGAAAAAACACCTGCGGGCCCAGGCCATCGCCCAACAGAACCGCCTGCCGTGCATTTACCTGGTTGACTCCGGCGGCGCGAACCTGCCGCGCCAGGACGAAGTGTTTCCCGACCGTGAGCATTTCGGCCGAATCTTCTTCAACCAGGCCAACATGAGTGCCCAAGGCATCCCCCAGATTGCCGTGGTCATGGGTTCCTGCACTGCAGGCGGCGCCTACGTGCCGGCGATGGCGGACGAGGCGATCATGGTCCGCCAGCAGGCGACGATTTTCCTCGCCGGCCCGCCGTTGGTGAAAGCCGCGACCGGCGAAGTGGTCAGCGCGGAAGACTTGGGTGGCGCCGATGTGCACTGCAAGATTTCCGGGGTAGCCGACCATTATGCCGACAGCGATGAGCATGCCCTGGCATTGGCCCGTCGCAGCGTGGCCAACCTCAACTGGCACAAACTCGGTCAGCTGCAGCAACGCCAGCCCATCGCTCCGCTGTATGCCAGTGACGAGCTCTACGGTGTGGTGTCGGCCGATGCCAAACAGCCGTTCGATGTGCGGGAGGTGATCGCGCGGCTGGTGGACGGCTCGGTGTTCGATGAATTCAAGGCGCTGTTCGGAACGACCCTCGTGTGCGGCTTCGCCCATTTGCACGGTTATCCGATCGCCATCCTCGCCAACAACGGCATCCTGTTCGCCGAGGCCGCGCAGAAAGGCGCGCACTTCATCGAACTGGCCTGCCAGCGGGGGATTCCCCTGCTGTTCCTGCAAAACATCACGGGGTTTATGGTCGGCCAGAAATACGAAGCCGGTGGCATCGCCAAGCACGGCGCAAAACTGGTGACCGCAGTGGCCTGCGCCCGGGTGCCGAAATTCACAGTGATCATCGGCGGCAGTTTCGGCGCAGGGAACTACGGCATGTGCGGTCGCGCCTATGACCCGCGCTTGCTGTGGATGTGGCCGAATGCGCGGATCGGCGTGATGGGTGCCGAGCAAGCTGCCGGCGTACTCGTGCAGGTCAAGCGCGAACAGGCCGAACGCAGCGGCCAGCCCTTCAGCGCCAGCCAGGAAGCCGAAATCAGGCAGCCGATTCTCGATCAATACGAAGAACAGGGACACCCCTATTACTCCAGCGCACGACTGTGGGACGACGGCGTCATCGACCCGGCGCAGACCCGCGACGTGCTGGGGCTGGCCCTGTCCGCGTCGCTGAACGCGCCCATCGAACCGAGCCGCTTCGGCGTGTTCAGGATGTGA
- a CDS encoding gamma-carboxygeranoyl-CoA hydratase codes for MNHYNTLELLTDPRGFATLWLSRESKNNAFNAEMIRELILALDEVGSDPTLRFLLLRGRGKHFSAGADLAWMQQSAELDYHTNLDDARELAELMYNLAKLKIPTLAVVQGAAFGGALGLISACDMAIGADEAQFCLSEVRIGLAPAVISPFVVQAIGERAARRYALTAERFGGQRAKEIGLLSESYPAEVLNDQLGQWIDNLLLNSPAAMRASKELLREVGNGALTPALRRYTENAIARIRVSPEGQEGLRAFLQKRPPGWQTESNNKEPRQ; via the coding sequence ATGAACCATTACAACACGCTCGAACTGCTCACCGACCCTCGCGGCTTTGCCACCCTGTGGCTCAGCCGCGAGTCGAAAAACAACGCATTCAATGCCGAGATGATCCGCGAGTTGATTCTCGCCTTGGACGAGGTCGGCAGCGATCCAACCTTGCGTTTTCTGTTACTCCGCGGTCGTGGCAAACATTTCAGCGCCGGCGCCGACCTGGCCTGGATGCAACAGTCCGCCGAGCTCGATTACCACACCAACCTGGACGACGCCCGGGAACTGGCGGAGCTGATGTACAACCTCGCCAAGTTGAAGATTCCAACCCTGGCGGTCGTCCAGGGTGCCGCGTTTGGTGGAGCGCTGGGCCTGATCAGTGCCTGCGACATGGCCATCGGTGCCGACGAGGCACAATTCTGTCTGTCGGAAGTGCGCATCGGCCTGGCCCCGGCGGTGATCAGTCCGTTCGTGGTGCAGGCCATCGGTGAGCGCGCGGCGCGACGTTACGCCCTGACGGCCGAACGCTTCGGCGGGCAACGTGCGAAAGAAATCGGCTTGCTGTCGGAAAGTTACCCGGCCGAGGTGTTGAACGATCAGCTCGGGCAATGGATCGACAATCTGTTGCTCAACAGTCCAGCGGCCATGCGCGCCAGCAAGGAGCTGCTGCGTGAAGTCGGCAACGGTGCTCTCACGCCTGCGCTACGCCGCTACACCGAAAACGCCATCGCTCGGATACGTGTCAGCCCTGAAGGCCAGGAGGGCCTGCGGGCTTTCCTGCAAAAACGCCCACCTGGCTGGCAAACCGAGTCGAACAACAAGGAGCCGCGTCAATGA
- a CDS encoding acetyl/propionyl/methylcrotonyl-CoA carboxylase subunit alpha, with protein MSAPALTTLLVANRGEIACRVMRTAKAMGLTTVAVHSATDRDARHCREADIRVDLGGSKAADSYLQIDKVIAAAQASGAQAIHPGYGFLSENAGFARAIEKAGLIFLGPPASAIDAMGSKSAAKALMETAGVPLVPGYHGEAQDLETFRAAAERIGYPVLLKATAGGGGKGMKVVEDVSQLAEALASAQREALSSFGDARMLVEKYLLKPRHVEIQVFADQHGHCLYLNERDCSIQRRHQKVVEEAPAPGLSPAQRQAMGEAAVRAAQAIGYVGAGTVEFLLDSRGEFFFMEMNTRLQVEHPVTEAITGLDLVAWQIRVAQGEPLPITQEQVPLLGHAIEVRLYAEDPTHDFLPATGRLALYRESAGGEGRRVDSGVEEGDEISSFYDPMLGKLIAWGENREQARLRLLAMLDEFAIGGLRTNIGFLRRIVGHPAFAAAQLDTGFIPRHQAQLLPEPGELDDDFWYSAAHAFASGMTSRVRADDVNSPWADNTGLRLGMPRETTLHLSCDGRDRAVTFDVTDRWAELKGEHLVIERNGLRRSHRAIRQGDSLYLQWGGDLHRIDSYDPSAAAEASHSHQGGLLAPMNGSIVRVLVTAGQTVEAGTQLVVLEAMKMEHSIRAPKAGVIKALYCQEGEMVSEGSALVALEE; from the coding sequence ATGAGCGCCCCTGCCCTCACTACGTTACTGGTCGCCAACCGGGGCGAAATCGCCTGCCGCGTCATGCGCACAGCCAAGGCCATGGGCCTGACCACCGTTGCCGTGCACAGTGCCACGGACCGTGACGCGCGCCATTGCCGTGAAGCCGATATCCGTGTCGACCTGGGTGGTAGCAAGGCCGCCGACAGCTACCTGCAAATCGACAAAGTGATCGCCGCAGCCCAGGCCAGCGGTGCACAGGCCATCCACCCCGGCTACGGTTTTCTTTCCGAGAATGCCGGGTTTGCCCGGGCTATCGAAAAAGCCGGGCTGATCTTCCTTGGCCCTCCCGCCTCGGCCATCGACGCCATGGGCAGCAAATCCGCCGCCAAGGCCTTGATGGAAACCGCCGGCGTGCCGCTGGTGCCCGGCTACCACGGTGAAGCCCAGGATCTGGAAACCTTCCGCGCCGCTGCCGAACGCATCGGTTATCCGGTGCTGCTCAAGGCGACCGCGGGCGGCGGCGGCAAGGGCATGAAGGTCGTTGAAGACGTCAGCCAATTGGCCGAAGCACTGGCATCGGCGCAGCGCGAAGCGCTATCGTCGTTTGGCGACGCGCGCATGCTGGTGGAAAAATACTTGCTCAAGCCGCGCCACGTGGAAATCCAGGTGTTCGCCGATCAACACGGCCACTGCCTGTACCTCAACGAACGCGATTGCTCGATCCAGCGTCGGCATCAGAAAGTCGTCGAGGAGGCGCCCGCTCCCGGCCTCAGTCCGGCGCAGCGCCAGGCAATGGGCGAGGCCGCCGTGCGCGCCGCCCAGGCCATCGGTTATGTCGGCGCGGGCACGGTGGAGTTCCTGCTGGATTCGCGGGGCGAGTTCTTCTTCATGGAGATGAACACCCGGCTGCAGGTCGAGCATCCAGTCACCGAAGCGATCACAGGTCTCGACCTGGTGGCCTGGCAAATCCGCGTGGCCCAGGGCGAGCCGCTGCCCATCACGCAAGAGCAAGTTCCGTTACTGGGCCATGCCATCGAGGTGCGGCTCTACGCCGAGGATCCGACCCACGATTTCCTCCCCGCCACCGGTCGCCTGGCGTTGTACCGCGAATCCGCTGGGGGCGAAGGTCGGCGGGTCGACAGCGGTGTCGAAGAAGGTGACGAGATTTCGTCCTTCTACGACCCTATGCTGGGCAAGCTGATCGCCTGGGGTGAAAACCGTGAACAGGCCCGTCTACGGTTGCTGGCCATGCTGGACGAGTTCGCCATCGGTGGCCTGAGGACCAATATCGGCTTTCTGCGGCGCATCGTCGGCCATCCGGCCTTTGCAGCGGCGCAACTCGATACCGGATTTATCCCACGCCACCAAGCGCAATTACTGCCTGAACCTGGCGAATTGGATGATGATTTCTGGTACTCGGCAGCCCATGCCTTTGCCTCGGGCATGACATCACGCGTTCGCGCTGATGACGTCAATTCCCCTTGGGCCGATAACACCGGCCTGCGCTTGGGAATGCCAAGGGAAACCACCCTGCATCTGAGCTGTGACGGCCGGGACCGGGCGGTGACCTTCGACGTGACCGACCGTTGGGCCGAGCTCAAGGGCGAGCATCTGGTCATCGAACGCAACGGTCTGCGTCGCAGCCATCGGGCCATTCGCCAGGGCGACAGCCTTTATTTGCAATGGGGAGGCGATCTGCATCGCATCGATTCCTACGACCCGTCAGCCGCCGCCGAAGCCAGCCACAGCCACCAGGGCGGCCTGCTCGCCCCCATGAACGGCAGCATCGTCCGGGTGCTGGTGACAGCCGGTCAAACAGTGGAAGCCGGCACGCAGTTGGTGGTGCTTGAAGCCATGAAGATGGAGCACAGCATTCGCGCGCCCAAGGCAGGCGTGATCAAGGCGCTGTATTGCCAGGAAGGTGAGATGGTCAGCGAGGGCAGCGCGCTGGTGGCACTGGAAGAATAG
- a CDS encoding LexA family protein produces MDKWIELVKAKMKELHITQVVLAERLGMSQGGVGHWLTKRRQPSLEDMNRVLQELGLEFLEVAMVIREPDTSTDEGMALAQKYNPYFRYPVNDWHDIGAVREGDLVEYQPPRYELTDYHAQGDAFWLVVVGDAMTAPSGLSIPEGMSILVDPAIEAVPGKLVIAQLPGSSDATFRKLIEESGQRYLVPLNPTYPKTLYTEQCRIIGVVVQATIRF; encoded by the coding sequence ATGGATAAATGGATAGAGTTGGTCAAGGCCAAGATGAAGGAGCTGCACATCACGCAAGTGGTGCTTGCAGAACGTTTGGGGATGTCCCAGGGCGGTGTCGGCCATTGGCTGACCAAGCGTCGGCAACCCAGTCTTGAAGACATGAACAGGGTGCTTCAGGAGCTCGGACTCGAGTTCCTTGAAGTGGCAATGGTGATCCGCGAACCGGACACCTCCACTGACGAAGGCATGGCGCTGGCGCAGAAGTACAACCCGTACTTCCGCTATCCGGTCAACGACTGGCATGACATCGGCGCCGTCCGCGAGGGCGACCTGGTCGAATACCAGCCGCCGCGCTACGAGCTGACGGACTACCATGCCCAGGGAGACGCTTTCTGGCTGGTCGTGGTGGGTGACGCGATGACCGCGCCGAGCGGGCTGAGCATCCCCGAAGGCATGTCGATCCTGGTTGATCCTGCCATCGAGGCGGTGCCCGGCAAACTGGTGATCGCGCAACTGCCCGGCAGCAGCGATGCAACTTTTCGCAAACTGATCGAAGAGAGCGGCCAGCGTTATCTGGTCCCGCTCAATCCTACTTACCCGAAAACCCTGTACACCGAGCAATGCCGCATTATCGGCGTGGTTGTGCAGGCAACCATCAGGTTCTGA
- a CDS encoding DUF6124 family protein, translating into MDKPNKDEPALLPDGHFPSLQDCPAAKRALDYYLKPGIADAEAEHRFFDVNRNISAEDALVHACDLLRCAAATAQESASRLSGPSRDLAFSVVHMIDLVKVMLDRSLDGYPTRSA; encoded by the coding sequence ATGGACAAGCCCAACAAAGACGAGCCCGCCCTCCTTCCAGACGGCCATTTCCCCTCGCTTCAGGATTGCCCTGCGGCCAAACGCGCCTTGGACTATTACTTGAAACCGGGTATTGCGGACGCCGAGGCGGAACATCGTTTTTTCGACGTGAACCGCAACATCAGCGCAGAGGACGCCCTCGTCCATGCCTGCGACCTGCTGCGCTGCGCAGCCGCTACCGCCCAGGAATCAGCCAGCCGCCTCAGCGGCCCGAGCCGCGACCTGGCATTTTCGGTGGTGCACATGATCGACCTGGTCAAGGTCATGCTCGATCGATCGCTGGACGGTTACCCCACTCGCTCGGCGTAA
- a CDS encoding M14-type cytosolic carboxypeptidase, whose amino-acid sequence MTVAKSSFDISASFDSGNIEVVDVSNPLQSLLKIRPDTRSAHFQWFHFKASGLHVGQEYSFRLLNASQSSYNKAWTGYQAVASYDHVNWFRIPTQFEGDALRFHLEAEQPHAWFAYFEPYSRGRHDWLIEQAQHKAGTELLATGKSVEGRDIQLLRKGSGLEGRRKIWIIAQQHPGEHMAEWFMEGIIERLQHQDDAQLNRLLAKADLYLVPNMNPDGAFHGHLRTNAMGQDLNRAWQNASPEISPEVFFVQQQMEKYGVDAFLDAHGDEEIPHVFTAGCEGNPGYTPRIAELEERFRSHLKRQTKDFQTAHGYIRDEPGQANMTLACNAVGQKYDCLSLTLEMPFKDHDDHPNPRTGWSGKRSMQLGKDVLSTLESMVDELR is encoded by the coding sequence GTGACCGTGGCTAAATCTTCCTTTGATATCAGCGCCAGTTTCGACAGCGGCAACATTGAGGTGGTGGACGTCAGCAACCCCTTGCAATCGTTGCTGAAGATCAGACCCGACACCCGCAGTGCCCATTTCCAGTGGTTCCACTTCAAGGCCAGCGGTTTGCACGTCGGCCAGGAATATTCCTTCCGCCTGCTCAATGCCAGCCAGTCCTCCTACAACAAGGCATGGACCGGCTACCAGGCTGTCGCTTCCTATGACCACGTCAACTGGTTCCGTATTCCTACGCAATTTGAAGGCGATGCCCTGCGCTTTCACCTGGAAGCCGAACAACCTCACGCCTGGTTTGCCTATTTCGAACCTTACAGCCGCGGCCGCCACGACTGGCTGATCGAACAAGCGCAGCACAAGGCCGGTACCGAACTGCTGGCGACTGGCAAGAGTGTCGAAGGCCGTGACATTCAATTACTGCGCAAGGGCAGTGGTTTAGAAGGACGGCGGAAAATCTGGATCATCGCGCAGCAACACCCTGGTGAACACATGGCCGAATGGTTCATGGAAGGCATCATCGAACGCCTCCAGCACCAGGACGATGCCCAACTGAACCGGTTGCTGGCCAAGGCCGATCTGTACTTGGTGCCGAATATGAATCCCGACGGCGCTTTCCACGGCCACCTGCGCACCAACGCGATGGGCCAGGACCTGAATCGGGCTTGGCAGAACGCCAGCCCCGAAATCAGCCCTGAAGTCTTTTTTGTACAGCAGCAAATGGAAAAGTATGGCGTCGATGCGTTCCTGGACGCTCATGGCGACGAAGAAATCCCCCACGTGTTCACGGCGGGTTGCGAAGGAAACCCCGGCTACACGCCGCGCATCGCCGAACTCGAAGAACGTTTTCGCAGCCACCTCAAACGCCAGACCAAAGATTTCCAGACCGCGCATGGCTACATCCGCGACGAACCAGGCCAGGCCAACATGACCTTGGCCTGCAATGCCGTCGGCCAGAAATACGACTGCCTGTCCCTGACGCTGGAAATGCCGTTCAAGGACCACGACGACCATCCGAACCCACGCACCGGCTGGTCAGGCAAACGTTCGATGCAACTGGGCAAGGACGTGTTGAGCACCCTCGAATCCATGGTCGACGAGTTGCGTTGA